CATGTACTGAGCCGCATGCTGTTGCTCCCTTCCCCCGCAACTGTGTAtaagtagcatttatgctgtttctgtaATGTGAGCTAGTagataaaccagctagtgcccaccgttgcaaaaatactctagctttctgtcatacacattcttttattttgttgcattgtccgtttttgttcatagtctataatattctgaataacgacaattttaaataactactggaacaatgagttctggaggggaacAAGCtccattacatgctatagatatgTTGATCTGATACCTTTCCTTAtgagattgttaccactgttaaaaaccacagatattttattctgattatatgcttttccttattagggcacattagttacttctgttaaaaaatcagtttattctgacatcgttaatttcctgatcagagtttaccctctttaaaatgaCCCTCTTTCCACTTATGCCAATAATACGTCGATATGCATACAGTATGAGCTttccgtttgtgccaaaaatatgtaaacagcacgCAGTCCATGtcaactgagcatgtgacaaagcatTTGTTTgtaagtttgtctgtggagcccccgaacggacctaatggtgtctgctaattagatacccagaaataaactgtgtggcccctgcccaagcattgctacCCAAACAGCTGCCTCCTCCTTATGCCGCTGAGGGAGGGTTAGCAAGTGGTTCCtttgccccttcccctctcccccctgcaaaCGATGATCATAAACAGTCAGCACCCGACTCCaccctgtcacgcccagctcatccgatcctcgtgtgtgccatgcccccgatCACCTTTGACTTCACCACCACAGCGGCGTACGTATGTGAAGCTCACCTAGCCATCGCAGAGCAGCAGCCGCCCCCTGATTacacacgtgtgcttccctgattgtctccagcatTGTCCGATTTCCATGCTTCGTCTTGTCTTACTTAAGTCCTTGTctgacctgtttcccttgtTTTGTGGTTTGGTGATGGTGTTTCTGTCGTTGCCTGTTCCAAGCCTTTGTGCCGTAATAAACCCCAAGTTTTGCCCTGATTTCGGCCTGTCTGTTTCATACCTGCCTACCCGCACAATCGCCGCAAGGTTCCGCGTACATCGTGacaacataaatacacacacataaaatatattcactTAAAAGTGTCAGCAGTATGACTTGTAGATGCTATTGGGTATGGAAtaggatgaaataaataatgatgtcaactagggctgccactgaaaatctgtcgacatcaatattttaaatcgacgtattggttttaaaatgattaaaataatttaatttttgatttcaaattattaaaaaatattttaacaaaaagatggtttcaCACTGCAAAGTTTCAATGGCAATACACAAAGCACTAGTGCTATATATGAGCACCTGAAGGGAAAACATACAGGCACTATTCTGGATGATAGACCACCAGAATAGGCAAAACTCCACCGTATGTGTTGTCTATTTATGGGTATTAAATTACCATTAATACAGAGAGCTTTGTAATATCTTTTGCCCTTATAGTTGCTAAAAACACTTATTATTAAAGCCATTAAGTTGTCTGTTTGCTACATTacaatctccactgaataagcaTTTGAGGAAAacatttaggttaaaatctgggctttttctacattgattgacagtatcagtgtgtgtgtgtgtgtgtgtgtgtgtgcatagggcttgtttgggaccagtcatattaccgtaaaataaaactgaaaggaTGATGGAAACTAGCGAAAAAATTAACTGAGCTAAAAGTGAAAACTATACCAAAGGAACACGTCAGACTTTAATCAACAAAAAGTACCGTCACTCCACCGTCTTGTTACCTAGTTTAACCACAATacgtcctcttttaaaagatgttgtagATGCCAAGCTTGCTCTTTCTTCACAGTGACTACAGTACTTACAGTTTCCATTATTTACCAAAACAGCTGATGTGGTGCTCCACTAACcgaatttaaaaaacataaagatacactgattttatacagattactaagttttgggcatcacaatacaaatctccTAAATATTTTAGGTAaattacttatctgcttattgaaaagtgggcgaAAGTAATGTCTGTAAAGTGTCCAAATGCTGGCACCCATTACCTAAATCCCTGCAATGACGTAGAGTTTGTTGTtcgtaaaataatattaacttaaattaAATGGTCaatttgattttctggaggaaaaataatggtTTAGATGAATCAACCAGTTGGGAAAATAGTTGCTAgattaattcatagaaaaattgtcgGTAGTAGCACCTCTGATGTCAGCAGTATAAACAGAGAGCACCAGtgataatattatataaataaaattaaagtaatggcaccagcatagacagacacagcaacggtacagaatgaggtaatagtggcagtgtgaggaaacgTCAGCGTTattggctggttaacagcaatgtggaggaaacttgtctctaaatctggaaatgcttgtgcagatggatgggtgacagtgctgggcatctagagtctctcaagatgctgcttgcttttctgaggcagcacctgaagacgatgccttggACCACCAGAAGCCCGAGGAACTTGAAGCTGTTGATCTGCttcacagcatcctctgcgatgtagataagactttggggagtcacatgtgtgcgaaagtccaggatcagttcCTTGGTTTTGCTAACGTTGAGGGTGAGGTTGTTATTCCGATAGCATCCTTCAAGGTGCCTGACCTCTTCCCTGTAGGCCCTCTCATCATCGTTGAGATCAATGATGGTGGTGTCGTCAGAAACTTCAAGATGGAGTTGGAACAGAACTTGGTTACTCAGTCGCAGGTGAAGATGGAGTAGAGCAGGGGGCTCAGTACACTACTCTGTGGGGTTGCCCATGTTGGTGATGACGAAGGAAGAGGTCTTCCCACAATGCACACTTGCTGGGAATCTGCCGGTGAGAAAGTCCAGAATCCTGTTatatggtgaagagctgggcctacaaatcccagcattcaagaggtgaaactaCAGCCCCAGAGGGAAATTGGGAATAGCCTGCTAAATGAGGCAGAAGTGAAAAGATCCTTTGACTCTGCTCTTTACTCGTGTcggtataaatctcaccaagttGAACTTTACAGATTAAAgattggctgagagtgtaaatggaaATGCTGATAAGGAATCAGGAACataaagtgctcatgtagtgcacacctgggtccagagggcacttgatcagatggaaaactgaacagacatcttttgtgctaaatcacagccggtgctgctcaagatgatagACActctggggaaataaaaaagaaagagttttgaatggaAAGATACACAAGAATAACAGTGCAGCCTGTGAATGAgtccttggtcacgtctccccagctcatgactggaccaggctccacattgaccctaaaactggctttacacacaggaaactcactgaaactcaatacAACATTGTCCTTaccttgcctggggagtttcacctggttactgagatgctCTGTTGCaaaaaaacaaccaagaccaaccttaataatctaaACACTTTGAAGACGGTAAATATGAGGTGTGAataccatccaacactaccagcaactcagtgaatactcagtcattcagaaatataatctaaagttataattatggggacatgtggccgtctgcaggtgacaatgtcctaaactctttcatacttaaagaacgcttacagtcattactttgtaaggacacatagaactccagttcagtaaatttatgaaaTATGTACGGCAGCAACTACTTTTTggtcatttatcaagtaacagactaaattgtaaatgtaactcacagcgtAAAAACGTGGAATTCTGTCATAAGTGTATGGGCCTCTTCCGCGGTGAAGGTGAGCTTTAGCCGCTGGTGTCGTCGGGCTCGGCCTAGCGCTTCCTTTGACTGGTGCCAGCGGGCCTGTGAGGAAACCTCTCCTCCTGCCTCACGCTGCATGTTCGCAGAGAACTGCTCACATGCATGTACATGATCACGGTGTGATCATCAGCCTAGTCCGTAATGCTTTGATTTTggggatgaagtctgaagtgtaggtgacatgcaGAAGCATGCAATTTGATGTTTGGGgattgtagtttttaatgggacaatTTGTATATGGAATACTGGTGATGTGCTTTCTAAGGGGACAGCACACGAAAATTAATACAGAATATTAAAAGTAcctctctttaaaggaactgaattCTCtttgtgtattttacatcacaagcactctcggtccattggggagtccatcccaccgtagttggagaatgctgccatgcattaatcatacatttcattcagttgtgcggcagaagttcccttctaatgttttcttcaacacaacaaagTCCCGCTGAGGCCAGGagcgttaattgcaatgtggggaatgcagaccagctggggtgggggatcgtgctcagtcacagtaaaaggcaaacgggtaaattgtgaatacgctcttaatctaactacagcttcttgaattgtgggagacgtgtgtaacataacgttgttccacataccaatatcactacgtatcggtatcgcaaaacaaaaatttaaatgttaagattctgtcattctgaaaatctgagtatttaagaaattatgttccatagcgctTTGTGGAGAGAcatgccctcggacagtagtgttcatttcacaattaagtctctttaagtcattgttttatcttatgcaggatgaatgtgtgatttttaatgaatcaacctttaagggttatatgcttacgctgttgtatactattctcggtgtacaagtcaacttataaaagtctgttcctctaattatagaataatatatagaataattatacaagagctataattattatgatgttattattatcattgtgtGGGCCTTGTTGCTTGATTATATTTGACTCCTCAGCatgtgggacgctgccggtttgaaagacgcggcgtcacttgttttctgcaccaagatgacgaGGTACATTGCCTTTCTGCTCCCTGTCACGTTGTGTGCAGGATGGGCTGGACGGAAGATCGCTTAGGAAGCGCGAGCGATCCAAAAATAGACAGGCAAGcaagaatcagggcaaacgagggtttaataagGATAACGGGGATCTCACacgaacaaacatcaatgacagacaaggaaaactggggagaccaggacttacagtttttttcagtcgCTAACAAGCGCTTAACCATACATACTTCAGATACGTTTTCTAAACTCTTAACACAATTAGCACAGCATCAGTCTTTTGTGGCCATACCATTCACACGTTTCATGTGGTTTTCACCCAATATGCAGTCAGTAAACACATTTCCACAATGCTTCCATTTTCTTAACACACAAGCTATACCACCCAACAAAACTCTGGATTGTTTTTGTAGTATTTACGAATGGTAACACACAACAACCCACAATAGCAAAAGCAATATTCCAAACCTTAGATACAGTATAAAAACCTCTGCTTCTGCAATGATATCAGTTCAAAAACAATATCAATATCAAAAATATATTGCAGctgataataaacaaacaactgaATAATTGACACACAGCTGATTTATGTTGGGTAAATTgggccaaacacagctgattccAGTGTGGACTCAGTGGCAGGGGTTATTTTTTTCTATTACATTTACACTTATAAAGGAGGACTTTGAGGAGTGATGTTTTTGGCAACAGAAACAGAGAAGACAAACATTGTAATGTCTGGACGAGGAAGAGTAAGAACAAGGGGCCCAGGGAGAGGTGCAGGGCCAGGGAGAGGAGCAGGACCAGTGAGAAGAGCAGGACCAGGGAGAAGAGCAGGCCCAAGGAGAGGGCAAGGTAGAGGTGTAAGAATGCGTGGTGGTGGCATTCCAAGGCCAGCAAGAACAGTTGTCAGTGATGAAATTCGTGCCACTGTCATTGACCATGTAATCAACCACGGTCTTTCACTAAGAGAGGCTGGTGAAAGAGTGCAGCCCAATTTGAAGCGGTCAACGGTTGCCTCCATTATACGCATCTTTAAACaaaccaacaggtaagtattgcATTTTACATGGATTGTTTCTATTCTCGCTTGACATGTCAATATGGTCAttaggggtgggaatctttaTGTACTTCGCGATCCGATCCAATTacgattctgggatccacgatccgattccaaaacgattcttcatatacatttttttgcaaatatgcttaatttaaaatttaaattatatgttttttgttcatagttagaatctctgtttgacagtatttcaatttttaaaatgacaaagtgaaataaagacttttatagcttttattttaacaaaattatATCAGGATGAACAATTACTAAGAACAATTGTAACAACAAATCAACAAatgtgttgttttcagtttgtttagaaccttttaacaaaggaaggaatgtcttatttatttttgtttagaacctttagaattatcttcagagctgcaatgaattatctttcaatcatactgcaaaaaaatatcaaggtacaaattaaataacttaaatatcTAACATCTCACCATAGTTTATGTATTGTAATTATATTGCCAAGTTCAAATTTTTGTGAAGGAAGAGCAGTTGGTCCACATGTTCAGGAGTAAGTGTGCTTCGCTGGGCCGTAACAATATCTCCTGCAGTGGAAAAGACTCTCTCTGCAGAGACACTGGTTGCAGGAATGCATAAATACCTCTTTGCCATTTTGGAGAGCAAAGGAAACGACACCTTGTTTACATGCCACCAGTTGAGGGGGTCCTCAGATAGAGAGAGTGGTGGAGAACCCAGATATCTGGTCATCTCCTCTTCAGCTATGGCATGGGCTGACTGATGATGTGGTGTAACAGAAGCATCAGAGAAGGTCTGTCCCAGCAGACACTGAAGCAAAGATGAAGCTCTTCCTGTTGAAGTAGAAGGACGGTCATCCTGATTCTCTGCGACTTTAGGCTGTGGGCTCACTGAGTTGCTGGCTTCTGTCACTGTGCTGTCTTCTGGATTTTCCTGCTCTTTTGCCTTATCTTCCTGCTTTTAATCAATCACAAGGGaggaaaataaacatattatggATCAAACATAACTATTAAGTTAAATGATTGAGGTCGTACACATTGACTAATAAAGATTTAGaaaaatttatttaataataagtTATTTCATAATTTAAGACTGACATGAAATTGCACAAGAAATCCTTGTAATATTGTACTGTTGCAATTGCTTTAATATTATGATattgataataaaaaaaattacctcTTGCAATGATGAAGCTTCAGTAGTCACTGTTTTGTACGCttcttctctcttttctttGGAAAGAAAGGGCAGTGCCTTAAAGCGCGGGTCCAGAGAAGCACATTTGTGAAGAAGATTGGTCTCCTGCACAGTGGTGTACCTTCTGCTGAGGTCCTCACTGATGACCCTCTTTATCTCCCTGATCACTGTTTTTTCCTCAGTGTTTTCTTTCATGTCCTGGATCAACTTAGCATGCAATGGAGCAATCAAACATGCTGTGGGGCTGCTCTCCTCTGACATTAGAAGGGTGGCATCTTTCATAGGCTTGAGGGCGTTTACAACATCTTCAGCACATGAAATATCTGACTCTGTAAGACTGAAGATTTCAGACGCTCCTTTTCTCACCTCAGGTGACAGTAACGCAGCGCAGACAGCCGGTTGTTGCTCAATGAATCGTTCAAGCATCTCATATGCGCTGTTCCATCTAGTGATGACATCAGATTTTAGTTTATGAGATGGCAGATTAAGCTGTTTTTGTTTCTCCTCCAACTGATGCTTTGCAGTTGTGCTGCGATGGAAAAACGTTACAATGCGCCTCACTCTCCCTAACAGCCTTGAAACTGCCGGCAACTTTAGCGCTCGCTGAGAGGCCAAATTAAGTGTGTGTGCGTAACATCTCACATGTGGGAACTTGCTAAGCTGTGCTGCAATAGCCATATTAGAGGCATTGTCAGTCACCAAAACTAAGTTTTTGTTTGCAATTTTCCATTCGTTTGCAACACTTTGCAAAAGTTCAGCAACATTTGTGCCTGTGTGGCTTTCATTCATAGCCCGCGTTTGCAGAACACAAGCCGTGAGCTTAAACTCATCCGTGATGTAGAGAGCCGTAATGGTGACATACGAGTCTGTTGAAATTGATGTCCATGCATCGCATGTTATTGCAATCCTGTACGTATTACTTATTGATTCTAAAATTTGAGCTTTAGTCTCCCTGTAGAGTGCGGGTATTgcagtgtcactgaaataacgtCGTGACGGCACACTATATCTTGGCTCAAGCACCTGTAACATTGAGCGAAATCCTTCGTTCTCCACTACACAGTAAGGACGCAAATCTTTGGCAATGAAACCCGCCACTGACCGTGTAATTCGCTTGGCTTTTTCAGAATTGGATGGAAGCTTTGCTACTTGCTCGAGGGTCCTTTGAGTGAAACCGGCGCTGGACGCGATCGGGACCGAAGTCCGTTCCTGCAGCTCTGAGTGGAACCGTGTTATATGTTTCTTCATATTAGTAGTGTTCCCGAAATACTTAAATTTGGCGCGACAGACTTTGCACACAGTATGACTTTTATCAACGACCCCTTTCTCTTTGTCTTCACAAAATCCAAAATGTTGCCATACAGTCGATTTTAAATTTGATGGTGCAGGATGTAGTTTGTCCATTGTTCAAATGAAGAGCAGCATATGTAAGAGGCGAGCGTTGTAATGTTTATGTTTCCAGCGCGCAGTCGCAATTTGATATAACACAGAATCGATTCTGAATATTTGAGAATCGATTTTGAATCgtta
The sequence above is drawn from the Brienomyrus brachyistius isolate T26 unplaced genomic scaffold, BBRACH_0.4 scaffold56, whole genome shotgun sequence genome and encodes:
- the LOC125724460 gene encoding E3 SUMO-protein ligase ZBED1-like isoform X1; this encodes MDKLHPAPSNLKSTVWQHFGFCEDKEKGVVDKSHTVCKVCRAKFKYFGNTTNMKKHITRFHSELQERTSVPIASSAGFTQRTLEQVAKLPSNSEKAKRITRSVAGFIAKDLRPYCVVENEGFRSMLQVLEPRYSVPSRRYFSDTAIPALYRETKAQILESISNTYRIAITCDAWTSISTDSYVTITALYITDEFKLTACVLQTRAMNESHTGTNVAELLQSVANEWKIANKNLVLVTDNASNMAIAAQLSKFPHVRCYAHTLNLASQRALKLPAVSRLLGRVRRIVTFFHRSTTAKHQLEEKQKQLNLPSHKLKSDVITRWNSAYEMLERFIEQQPAVCAALLSPEVRKGASEIFSLTESDISCAEDVVNALKPMKDATLLMSEESSPTACLIAPLHAKLIQDMKENTEEKTVIREIKRVISEDLSRRYTTVQETNLLHKCASLDPRFKALPFLSKEKREEAYKTVTTEASSLQEEDKAKEQENPEDSTVTEASNSVSPQPKVAENQDDRPSTSTGRASSLLQCLLGQTFSDASVTPHHQSAHAIAEEEMTRYLGSPPLSLSEDPLNWWHVNKVSFPLLSKMAKRYLCIPATSVSAERVFSTAGDIVTAQRSTLTPEHVDQLLFLHKNLNLAI
- the LOC125724460 gene encoding E3 SUMO-protein ligase ZBED1-like isoform X2: MDKLHPAPSNLKSTVWQHFGFCEDKEKGVVDKSHTVCKVCRAKFKYFGNTTNMKKHITRFHSELQERTSVPIASSAGFTQRTLEQVAKLPSNSEKAKRITRSVAGFIAKDLRPYCVVENEGFRSMLQVLEPRYSVPSRRYFSDTAIPALYRETKAQILESISNTYRIAITCDAWTSISTDSYVTITALYITDEFKLTACVLQTRAMNESHTGTNVAELLQSVANEWKIANKNLVLVTDNASNMAIAAQLSKFPHVRCYAHTLNLASQRALKLPAVSRLLGRVRRIVTFFHRSTTAKHQLEEKQKQLNLPSHKLKSDVITRWNSAYEMLERFIEQQPAVCAALLSPELIQDMKENTEEKTVIREIKRVISEDLSRRYTTVQETNLLHKCASLDPRFKALPFLSKEKREEAYKTVTTEASSLQEEDKAKEQENPEDSTVTEASNSVSPQPKVAENQDDRPSTSTGRASSLLQCLLGQTFSDASVTPHHQSAHAIAEEEMTRYLGSPPLSLSEDPLNWWHVNKVSFPLLSKMAKRYLCIPATSVSAERVFSTAGDIVTAQRSTLTPEHVDQLLFLHKNLNLAI